DNA from Papio anubis isolate 15944 chromosome 1, Panubis1.0, whole genome shotgun sequence:
agcagcctGAGCTAAGGCAGGAACCAcgtaaatatttcatgtaataattattattttagagataagatcttactctgttgcgcaggctggagtgcagtgctgtgatcatagctcactgcagcctccaacttctgggctcaaacaatcctcccatctcagcctcctgagtaggtagtaCTACAGGTACATgacaccacacccacctaattaaaaatttttctgttgagacagggtctccttatgttgcccaggtgggtcttgaactcctggactcctgcctcagcctcccaaagtgctgggattacaggcatgagccaccgtgcccagcttcaTGGCAATTATTCATAGGAAAACAGaattagggccaggtgcagtggctcacacctgtaattccaacactttgggagaccaagaagggaggattgcttgagcccagaagtttgaaaccagcctaagtaacaaagtgagacccccatctctagaaaaaagtaaaaaaattagctgagcatggtggtgtgcacctatggtcccagcttctcaggaggctgaagcaggaggatcccttgagcccaggaggtcaaggctgcagtgaactgtgttcacaccactgcactccagcccgaatggaaagtgagaccctgtctcaaacaaaaataaaaacgaatccagaaatagataaaaatgaaaagtattccttaaaactgaaaatcaattaatgaacCTAACTGTATATTAGGTTGGTGACATAACTACACACACAAAAGTATTATTTCAAACGTGTTTAAGACACAGTAATTTGAACTAATACATAACAAATAGGTTATAGTTGAATATCCTGAGGACAAAAAGAACCAcaagagtggctcatgcctgtaattccagcactttgggaggccgagggaggtggatcacaaggtcaagagtttgagaccagcctgaccaacatcgtgaaaccccatctctactaaaaatacaaaaattagctgggcatggtggtgggcacctgtattcccagctacttggaaggctgaagcagaattgctcgaacccaggaggcggaggttgcagtgagccaagatagcgccactgcactcccgtctgggtgacagagcaagactccatctcaaaaaaaaaaaaaaccacacaggaAACTCCCAACAGCATTCAGTGGTTTTTTACTATTAGTTGTGATATGGGCATTATAACTTTGAAACACCTAGCATGCAGATTTTGGTCTCTAAATACCATTTGCCACTAAAAGGAACCAGCGTTCCATGGCAAATAGCCAATTCTAGATTTGGAGCAAAAAAGAATGTACAAAGTGATCCTGGAGTATCTTATATcaagaaaattatcaaaactaCTAGggtcgccaggtgtggtggctcatgcctgtaatcccagcactttgggaggccaaggtgggtggatcacctgaggttgataattcaagaccagccagacccacatggagaaaccccatctctactaaaaatacaaaattagctgggcttggtagcacatgcctataatcccagctacttgggaaggctgaggcaggagaatcgcttgaacctgggaggcagaggttgcgatgagctgagatcgcaccattgcactccaccctgggcaacagagcaaaactctgtctcaaaaacaaaaacaaaaaacaacaacaacaacaacaaaaactactgGGGTcggccggtcacggtggctcatgcctgtaaccccagctctttggaagTCGGAGGTggcagacagcttgagcccaggagtttgagatcagcctggccaacatgacgaaacctgcCCCAAGGACCTTATTTAGATGCTGAGAAAAACAAGTTAATTTCAcaaatgtatttttgagacaataGGAGAAATCTGAACACGGACTGGGTATTGGGTAATATGAACaaattgttattaattttattagatGTGATGACTTCTGGCTACGTGGGGAAAAAGAGACacacgggccgggcgcggtggctcaagcctgtaatcccagcactttgggaggccgagacgggcggatcacgaggtcaggagatcgagaccatcctggctaacacagtgaaaccccgtctctactaaaaatacaaaaacttagccgggcgaggtggcgggcgcctgtagtcccagctactcgggaggctgaggcaggagaatggcgtaaacccgggaggcggagcttgcagtgagctgagatccggccactgcactccagcctgggtgacagagcgagactccgtctcaaaaaaaaaaaaaaaaaaaaagagacacacgTTGAAGTGTTTACCCACGAAATTTTACGTTGGGTCAAGGATTTAAAATACTCcactgaaaatttaaaagaccACACAGATAGAGGAAATaagatttatctttatattatacaatctacagttttacattttccattaaaaccttattttattttgtttgttttaaaattgaaaggCGCAAGACAGAACAGCTCATCCCAAGGTAGccaaaggaaggaaatcattTGAAAGACTCTCCTCCTGCAGCCCCGCCTCTGCCCCAGCGCCCCCAGCCCTTCACCCCTCCACGTCCTCACCTGCCGCCGTGGACTCTGCAGGACTGAGGTCGGAAGGAGGCGGGCAGAGCGGCCTGGTCATCTTCGAAGGAGAAGTGGTCGCCCAGAAAGTCGGGGCGGGAGAAAAGCTGAATCTGGAGGCAGAGAGGGGAGATGAGGGGAAGAAGGGCGATGGAGTAGGGCCGAGaacagtggggaggggagaggtttGAAacgaggggagagaagggagccCAAAGACTCCCTGTGGAGTCCCCGCCTTACCTTTGAGACGAAGTGCAGATCGTGCTCCCCGACCTGAAGGGAGGGGCGGAATTGAGAATTAGGGAGAGTGCCGGCCCCCTGCCTCCGCTCCTCTAGGTTTCAGTACTGCCCACCCCGCGGCCGCACCCTCGGCCCCGCCACCTCCCAAGGCCCCGCCCCGAGCGCCCAGGCAGGTCCTCCAGCCCGCTACCTCTGCGTGGGGGCGGGGCGCACCCGAACTCCAGGTCCCGCCACCGGGGAGGCCCCGCCCCCCCGCGGCCGGCACGCACCTGTAGGACCGGCTGTAGCGAAGCGAGGGCGCTGTTGCCCGCGCCCCAGTCCTCGCAGTTACGGTACACGCCCTTCTCCAGCACGTACTGTTCTCCGGAGAAGCCCACCTCCTGGTAGGCCACCCACCTGCAGGAAGGACGGGGCGCGGGTCAGCTGGGACAGAGCCTGCACCTCTCCTGGAACCGCCCCCGGCTCACCCGGGCCCAACCCGCTCCCGGAGCCCGGGTCACTTACACGCCGCTGAGCACGTGGATGGCCTGTGTGCTGGGGCCGTGTTGCACCAGCTCCACATCCGGCAATGCCTTGCTCACCTCCACGCCATGTCCCTCGAAGTCCATGGCCTCAAATAGCACGACGGCCGGGTCCCCAAAGTCCTGGGTTCCCAGGGACAGTCAGGTCTTTCCCGCCCACAAACCGAAACCCCTGGGAGTGCCCAGACCCGAGGGTCACAGCCCACCCGGGGAATTAGGGGTGAGGCTGACAGTACGGCCTGGAGAAGAGCAGCAGAGGGAAGAGAGGCTAGACCTCTGGGAACACTTCCAGGGAGAACACGGAGAGGGGGTACAAATTCTTCCCTCCACAAATTGTACTGGGGGAGGGCTGCCTGGGGCCAGGTGGGCCAATTGCCTTTGCTTACCGTCCGGATGACCCGGAGGGAGGTCAGCAACTCGTCATAGCCTCCCCAGTGTGACCAGTCTGGGTATTCCCCCTCCTCCAGCAGATACTGGTGGCCCCGAAAGCCCTCCTTCTCGTAGCCCACCCAGCTGGGAAAAGCAGAAGGACGGACAGGCAGGTTCAATCATAGGAGGCCCATGGATGAATGAGATAGCTGTCCCCACCCCTATGCAGCCCAGGTCACTCCCCACTCCCAAGGGTACAGGCCAGTGGAGGCGATGAAATGGAAGGAAGGGTCCTGAGTTCTCACCAGCCCCCGAGAACTCTCAGGGACCCCACAGAGGCCAGGTGGGGGCTCTGGCTGTCCTCTGGCTGCTGAAGGTTGTAGATGTCTTGGCTCACTTCCCAGCTGCGGCCCTGAAAGCCGGGGGCCTCATACACCACAGCCTGGGGGAAAACGGGTGTCAGGATGGCAGGGAGTCATCTGGACCCAAACACACTCAGCCAGCTCAGGAATGGCTCTGCCCAGCATCGGGCCAATGTGGCACCCCCCAGTCCTCCCACCTTCTCACTGAACTCCATCCCCTTACCCGATTCCTGTCTCTACTCTGACCTCTGACCTTCTTACACATCAAAAGCAAGTTCCCAGTGAGCCCATCAGGTCCCGTCTCCCTAGACCCAGCTTCTGGCCCCCAGTGCCCTCCTCTCTGGATTTCCTGTCCAGACCATGATAACCAGACACCTGCACCCCACCACCAAAGGCCCTCTTTGGCTCTTAAGCCCAGACTCTTACCCTCGGCTCCCCTGGCTTCTCCACATTTGGGCAGCCCTGCAGAGGAGACAGAGCTGAGACACCAGCCCAGAGATGGGAAAGACAGATGGGGCTGGGGATCTAGGATTTTCTTGATCCTGAGAACCCCAACCCCATGtcttccctcttcccccacctcTTAGGTTaatcctccctctccttccactCCCATTCCCAATAGCAGCTCCCAGGAAGCAGTCTCCAAGGGGTGCTGTTTTAACTTCATCCCCCGTCCCTTCCCACCGACTGCAGGACCATGTTACTTGGGACAAGGGGCAGAGCCTAGACCTCCTGGCCTGTGGGTGTGCCCTGTTCTTTACCAATCTCATGGGCTTCAGGGAGCCCACGCTGGGGTCCGATGTGCCCCAGGCCTCTGAGGTGGGGTACTCTCCAGGTTCCAGGATGTAGGGAGTGTCTTCAAATAATGGTTTGGGATACAGTAGCCACCTGGGGGAAGGCAGAGAGGCTGCTGCACCCCAGACTTCAAGGGACACAGATTGGCAGGTGGGAGGGAAGGTTTAGAGGGGAAAAGGAGGTTTTCTGGGGAGGTTCCCATCAGTCTCGTATAATCTCTTGCAGTAGCCACATTGGTCTCCCTTCCTCTGACTTTGCCTTCTCTAATTTCACACAACAGCTGGAGCATTTTTCTCTAGCATGCATGGAAAACTGCTTCAGCAACCCCAGTAGTTCCCTGTTAGCCTCACAATAAAACCCAGCTATGCAAAGAGGCTCTGCAATCtggcctcctccttctccctgggACTCAATTCTTCCCACTTGTTGCTCACACCGGCTAGACTGAAAATTTGAAGCTTAAccctctcctctctgggcctttgcatgtgctatTCCCTCTGCCAGATACACTCTTTTCCCCATTCATTCGGTTGACAAATATTTAGAagcatctgctgtgtgccagacCCTGCTACAGGCATCAGGAATAGAGCAGTGAACAAACATAcaaaatctctgccctcatggagcttagatTCTTGGCCAACTCATCCCGATATGGtgtctcctcctccaggaaggttTCTCTGACTTCCACACTCTGCCTCTCATGGTATGGTGTTTTTCTGTGCTCCCTCACCCCAAAAATCTGAATTGCTATTGTCTGCTTACTTGCCTGACCCCGCCAGTGGACTGAGCACTCCTGAAGGCAAGAACTGGGTTCTGTTacctctgtgtccccagcacccagcacagtgaaTGTCAAATGAAGAGATTCTAGAATAGACCAGACTCACAGTCCTGCAGAGACAGTGGCAGATGCCACCTGCAGGGGCTTCTCCAGACCCTGGGAATTCTTCAAGGCCTCTCTTAGCTTCACTTGCGCCCCCTTGAGGCCCTCCTCAGAGAAGAGGCTGATTTCCGGGGTCCTGTAGTCCTATGGAAGGAGGGgggaaattaaatatatataaacagctgcgtgtggtggttcacgcctgtaatcccagcactttgggaggccgaggtgggcggatcacctgaggtcagcagtttgagaccagctgaccaacaaggagaaacccagtctctactaaaaataaaaaattagctgggcgtggtggtacatgcctgaaatcccagctactcgggagcctgaggcaggagaatcgcttgaacctcggaggcagaggttgcggtaagccaagatcaagccattgcactctagcctgggcaacaagagtgaaactctgtctcaaaaagaaaagatatataaacaGCCCCCTTGGACAACACCCCGCCTCCCCAAGTCCATTTAGCCAGGGCTCCAAATAGCTTCTGGGAAAACCTTTGTGGCCATTCCCCCAGAGACCAGGAAAGTGACTAGGGTGGTCTTTGCAAGGTCAACCAGCCAAGCCTGAGACCAAAGCCCATGCGGGTCCCTTGCTGAACCTTTGGGACCTGGGACTAAAGTTCCTGGGAGACCCTGCAAAGTGCCAGGCCCATAGCCTTACCTCTGGGTAGCCTGACTTCCAGCCTGGTGGGAGGATGGGCAAGATGGACAGTCACTTCCTGAGTTCCAGCTTTGACCCCTCCTTTAGGTACGATTCCTGCCTCTGCCCAGACTGGCTTTGCCTGCACCTCATCCCAGGAAGCAGCAGATCCTCTTTGTATTCTGAGTGTTTCTTCCCCACCAGGACCattttcattcactcactcattcatcaaATATGTACGAAGCATCTACTGcatgcaaggcactgtgctaaggtCATGTCCTTCcctatctcatttagtcctcccAGTGGGTGTTATTCATCCAGTCACAGGTAAGGAAAGTGAGGCTTGGAAATGTTAAGcaatctgcccaaggtcacacagcttgtaagtagCAGAGCAGTATAGTTTTTGTTCACTGTTGCAACCTAGCACCTCCCATGTGCTTGGCACACAACAGGCGCCCAATCAATGCTGAATGAATCAAAGGAATCCAGAAACATCTGACTTCAAagcctttgcttttctcttgtagTCGTTACCTCCCACATGAAGTTAAATTTATTGTCAGAAGTTCACAATTAATTGTCTGTAAACATTTGCGTGTTTCTGGagaggctttgtttcttttttgagacggagtttcgctcttgttgcccaggctagagtgcagtggcgtgatctaggctcaccgaaacctctgcctcctgggttcaagcgattctcctgcctcagcctcccaagtagctgggattacaggtgcccgccaccacgccaggctaattttttgtattttctttagtaaagacagggtttcatcatgttggccaggctggtcttgaattcctgatctcaggtgacccacctgcctcagcctcccaaagtgttgggattacaggcatgagccaccacgcccagcctctggaGAGGCTTTGAAAACTGTCCCCTCCTCCTGGGCCACTGTCCTAGTTAAGGCTAATGAGCTCTCATCATCTCCTACCAGGAAGATTGCAACAGCTCTGGAATcagttattcattctttcattagaaacaaaaatcaggccgggcgcagtggctcacacctgtaatcccagcactttgggaggctgagatgggcagatcacgaggtcaagagatcgagaccatcctggctaacacggtgaaaccccatctctactaaaaatacaaaaaaatttagccgggcatggtggcaggtgcctgtggtcccagctactcaggaggctgaggcaggagaatcgcgtgaacccgggaggtggagcttgcagcgagccgagatcatgacactgcgctccagcctgggtgacaaaatgagactctgtctcaaaaaataaaaataaaaaaaagaaagaaacaaaaatcaaacaaaccaaaagaacCAAAATGCCTGATAGACACTGCTTTTAGAGTCATTGCTCTTCCTTCTGGTGTCAAGCTTAATTTTGGTAGTTTATTACTATGCTGTGAAAACAATATTGTTGTTTTCACTTTACAaacatgaaattattattattaattattattgttattttgagacagagtttcactcttgttgcctacgctggagtgcaatggcacgatctcagctcaccacaacctccgcttcctgagttcaagcaattctccagcctcagcctcccgagtagctggaattacaggcacctgccaccacacctggctaatttttgtatttttggtagagacgaggtttcaccatgttggccaggctggtcttgaactcctgacctcaagtaatcccccaacttggcctcccaaagtgctgggattataggcgtgagccaccgtgcctggtctttgAAATTataatgttaactttttaaaccACAGAGCCCTTCCTCAAAAATCAGAGGTGCCCCTTGGCTGGAAAGCACAGCCCATCCTGGTCTCCCTCCCTCCAGGATCCCTCTTTTCTCCACCTGGCAGCCAGCCAGTGGGATGTTTATAAATCCCTAGTCTGGTTATATGGCGTCCCTGCTCCAAACCCAATCCTCATAGCCTAGCTTGACTGTAAGTCCTGCAGGGCAGAGAGGGGATCTCCCCGCACTGCCCATTGCCTGGcactggtgcctggcacatattagaCATGAGTGAGGATCTGTGAGCAAATGAATGAGCAAACATGCCTGGCACCTCAGGTCTGACTGGGGGCCTGCAAGCTGGCCCCTGGGGGGCAGGTAACCCGAACATCCCCTCCCACCTCGTCTCTGCTGCTCTCTCCCCTTCCTGCTTGAGCATGCACTCAAACTTCCCAAGGCTGCTTTCCCAAGCTGAGCTTGGCCTCTGCCTGGGCTCTGATTCCTCAAGCCAGGCTGCCCATTTCCCAGAATCTCTTTCTTCCCCAGTCAGCTCCATGGTCAGGAATCTACAGAGCAGTCCATATGAAGCCCCTCTGCTCGCTACCCCCATAAGATCTCTCCCAGGAATttcttttgaaacggagtctcactctgtcacccagattggagtgcagtggtgcaatctaggctcactgcagcctccgcctcccgggttcaagtaattctcctgttcAAGtaagcctcccgagaagctgggattactccgctaatttttgtatttttagtagacacagggtttcaccatgttggccaggctggtctccaactcctgtcctcagccgatccacctgccttggcttcccaaagtgctggcattacaggcgtgagtcactgctcccggcCTCAGGGATTTCAACTCTAGGCACCGCGAGGCCGTCTCCCACCTGCGACTCACTCACCCAGACAACTCTCCTTAGGGAGCCGATGCCTTGGGGACTCCACTTTGTCTCTGGGGTTCTGAGTTCCATGTCTCCTTCAGGCAGGACCAGCTTCTGACCCCGGAACTCTGGCTCTTCGTATAGCACCCAGCTGTGGGCACAGAGATTCCAGGGTCACAGATGGGGAGGAGTATGTGCCCAGGGCTGCTGGGTAGCTGATGGGGTTTCTCCCAGGCTGGCCTGGTCACTTCTCACTCCCCTCTGCACCCCCCGGGGTTCACAGCCAGGTGCCCTGCTGGGCACTCCCCACTCACCAGCCTCGAACTACCCTTATGGAGGCTACGGGGGCCCAGCCTGAGGCATCAACAATGTCTCCCCAGACCTCCCTGCCACTGCCTTGGCAGCCAGACTCCGAGAAGAAGATCACCTGAGAAGGCACAGAGGGGTCCTCAGGCTCTCACCCCAGgcccctgcctcctgctgcccCCACCCGCTTGCCCCCACAACCCTACCTTTCCAGGCCTGGTGTTTGGCTTGCCCTGGGTCTTTAAGGCTGGGCTCTGAAACGGAGGCAGGTGATAAAGTAAGTCCTGTGGTGTCACCTCTTTCCTGCCTCCCCACAACCTGCCATTCCAAAGATCCCACATCCTCCCTATTGACCTCCACCCCCAAGGAGCTGGTGCATAGAGGATGCTCACACTTGTTCCCAACCCCTAGAGGACTCATCACCCTGTCCCAGGAGCTGGGTGCTCATCACCTGCCTTCCTCAGCTCCCAGGATCTTGGAGCCCCCATGCCCTTTGGAATCCACAGTACAAACCTCCCACAGTAGGGATAGGGagattgaggcccagagagatgtgGCTTGCACAGGTCAACTGAACCAGACTTCAGACAGAAGGCTCTGCCCCCAGACTCTGACTCCCAGCACCACTCTCTTCACACCACCCAAGGCCTCACTTACCCACTCCTCTAGGGGCAGGGCACAGGCAAGCTTCTCTGTCAGGGATGGTCTTTCACTGCAAAGCAGGGGCAACTGTCCTGGCACCTTCCTGAGCCCCGGTGCCCCATGGGGCAGCAGGGCAGATAGTTTTGTGCCCAGCGGTTCCGGGGTGGAGGCCtccttggtggcaggcaccagacTGCCGAAAAGAAGGCTGCCTCCAAGACGGGAAGTGGGTCTGGTGCCTCCCTGCAATTCCAACCCCAGCTCTAAGTGGGGGCCCTTGGTTCCTGCTACATGCTTCTTCATCATCTCTAGAGGAGAGCAGGAGACCTGGGTGGGCCTGGCAGGGTGGAGGTCCCAGGAGGGGTTGGGCCCAGCTTTCTCCTGCCTGCGCTGAAGCTTCTCGTCATCACTTAGATAGGGGTTCTctggttcctcctcctcctcctcctctttcttttccagtGAAGGCACCTCCTGGGGGCCGGGGCCCAGCACCCATGGCCCTGGCTGGTCCTCCTCAATGGCAGGCAGTGTGGCATACATGGACAAGTAGGAGGAGCGAGGGGCTCGTGGCAGCCGGTGAGTGCGGAGGATCTCAGGGGGCTCCATGCTCCGCAGGGTATCCAGAAATATCTCCAGGTCAGTGGCCAGGGccacctcatcctcctccctcaaTGTCTCTGGGCACGTCTTGCCCTCGGTGGAGTCAGAGACAAGCTGGGACTCCGTGCTGGCCTCTGCTCCTGTTGGCACTGGGGCAGGGGTGCCTCCTGGGCTGGGGGACACTCTGTCCACTGAGGAAGATGGGGCAGGGAGAACAGCAGGGTCCTGCACAACCTCTTTCTGGGTGAGAGATGAGATGGGGCTCCCTTCAGAGTCCTGGACCCCCTTGTCCTGTTTGGGGAGTGAGGTGGCAGGAGCAGCTGGGTCTTGAACAGTCTCTTCCTTAGTGAGGGGTGGAGCAAGGCTGCCTGCAATACCCTGGACAGCCTCTTTTTGGATGCTAGGGCTGCCTTCTGGGCCCTGGACAACCTCAGTTGACTTGGGGGATGAGGCAGCAGGAGCACCGGACCCCTGCACCACTTCTTTCTGGGCAGGAGATGAGGCAGCAGGAGCACCAGGGCCCTTCACGACCTCTTTCCGGGTGGGGGACGAGGCATCAGGAGCACTGGACTCCTGCACCACCTCCTTCTGGGTGGGGGATGAGGCATCAGGAGCACCGGGGCCCTTCACGACCTCTTTCCGGGTGGGGGACGCAGCCGCAGGAGCACCGGGGCCCCACACCACCTCCTTCTGGGTAAAGGTGAGGACAGGGACATTTTCAGAGTTCTGAACAAACTTATTGCTTGGGGACGATGGAGCAGAAAGACCTCCTGGGCTGGGGACATCCTTCCTTCTTATAGAGGATGGAGCAGGAGGTTGTTCAGGGACTGTCACACGCTCCCTCCTCACCATGGGCAGCACGGTGGCAGCAGGGGGGTCCACAAGCCCTTCCCTTTTTATAGGGGGCAGAACAAGGGGAGTGAGCTGGGTCCTGGCATGAGTGGGCACCACAGGCTGCTTTGCAGGGTGGGCTAGGCTTGGAGAGGGGACATGGGTCTGGAGTCTGGGAGAGGAGGGGACTGATGCTTGACCCTGAGAAGTCTGGAGAGGGAGCTCAGTGGAACTGGGGGCTCCCAGCACCTGCCAGAGCTCACAGGCCCTGGCATCCGGGGCTCTGCCCTGGTCTCGATCTGCACAGGCTGCAGGGACATCCTGATTCTTAGGCAGGTGAGCACTGGCTGGGATGCCTGTAGAGACCAGGGCAGAGCTGTCTTTAAGCTCTGCTGTCCCGGTCTCAGGCAGCTGCCTCAAGGCTGCCCCCACTGTGCTGCCCAGACCTGTGCTTCTCGGCACTCCAGCTGTGGGCCTGGGCAGGTGGCTGGCAGGGGGGCTGTGCCTAGCAGGTACAAGGTTACTTAGCACTTTCACAGCCTGGCTGCGGCTGGGCGAGCCTGGTGGGGAGCCCACCACCACTGGCTGCACCATGCGGGCGACCTGACGGCCCCGTGGCAGGGCCTCGCCTGAGGACATTGGCCTCACAGTCACAGAGCTGCTCACCCGCTGGTCCACATGACCTCTCACCACCGTGGTGGTCCGCACAGTGCGTGTCACTCGGTGTTCCTCGAGGCTCCGGGAGCTCCCACTGGTGAGACCTACACCTGGGTGGGGACTTGGCTCTCGGGGCCCAGGCAGGGGAACCAAAAGCTCAGTCCTGGCCATAGCTCCCACACGTGGGGGCTCAGTCCTGGGATCTTGGCGGCTGCCATCACTCTGGTCCACAGCCTCCTTCAGCCTCTGCTGAGGCCTTTTCTCCTTGGGAGGTGGTGTGTACTTCTTGGAAAAGATGGGTCCATGGCTCTGGAAGTTCTTGGAGCCAGCCGTATCACAAGGGCCCTGGCAATTCATGGTCTCTTCTTCCTGTGTTGCAAAGCCATTGACTTCCTCTCGACGGCTGAACTCAAACATCTCCTTCTGGGGGGCTTCCATCTGGGCCCCTGACACCAGGGACACCTTGTGAAAACCATGTTTGATCTCTTCCTGGGCAGGGGGCCGCTGCCGCCATGTCAGTGTGGCACTTACCACTCGGGCCTTGGCCCGGGCCATGGGCCCACCTGCCTCCTCCATGTGGGACCCTGGCAACCTGTCTGGAGGCGTCCTTGTCCCACTGTGGTCCAGCTCcctgcagaggaggaagagagatgagGGTCAGAGGGTGGTGAgagtggcttcccaaagtgcagaatAACCACCCCTAGCCCAGTCAGGCCAGGAACCTCAGGCAAATCGCTTGGCCTTTCAGGTCATTGCTGTCATCTGTGAAATCGGCATGGTAGTCTCAACTCTGATTTGGTTGATCAGAGCTCCTCATCCATCCCTCTCCCTGACTTTCAGGTGATCTCCTAGGTCAGGGTCCCTCAAAGGTGAAGCTGAGGACTGAGCCcagatggagagaaaagaaagaaggcagaaggGAAGATGCAGCTGACCTACAGGTCTATGGGGGCGCTGGGACTCTGCCCACAGAGCCCTAGGTCTAGTCCCCCAAGAGCTGAAAACT
Protein-coding regions in this window:
- the CRYBG2 gene encoding beta/gamma crystallin domain-containing protein 2 isoform X4; the protein is MSVSVFAQAQAQSCSEWDIHVGGHGDLWIWKQQGISGGPAQCLGRLQRPAVGSAFDLASCASVEPESLALEVASGEPASARHPTYPEPAPEHGEQGPSGCTCQQSPPIAPEVPLRPEPPSNLEDAPLLPHPASFLGAEGTKGEPATPGTALPEPAQTLHTRPSSRRTRYYITVTLLGHRQAPGEEGKEPAQPAPHPCGPEESEGWWEPPHGPRPITGCQPAPLQEPQLRAQSHQGSTAQQQELQAGGTPGSPHRLELDHSGTRTPPDRLPGSHMEEAGGPMARAKARVVSATLTWRQRPPAQEEIKHGFHKVSLVSGAQMEAPQKEMFEFSRREEVNGFATQEEETMNCQGPCDTAGSKNFQSHGPIFSKKYTPPPKEKRPQQRLKEAVDQSDGSRQDPRTEPPRVGAMARTELLVPLPGPREPSPHPGVGLTSGSSRSLEEHRVTRTVRTTTVVRGHVDQRVSSSVTVRPMSSGEALPRGRQVARMVQPVVVGSPPGSPSRSQAVKVLSNLVPARHSPPASHLPRPTAGVPRSTGLGSTVGAALRQLPETGTAELKDSSALVSTGIPASAHLPKNQDVPAACADRDQGRAPDARACELWQVLGAPSSTELPLQTSQGQASVPSSPRLQTHVPSPSLAHPAKQPVVPTHARTQLTPLVLPPIKREGLVDPPAATVLPMVRRERVTVPEQPPAPSSIRRKDVPSPGGLSAPSSPSNKFVQNSENVPVLTFTQKEVVWGPGAPAAASPTRKEVVKGPGAPDASSPTQKEVVQESSAPDASSPTRKEVVKGPGAPAASSPAQKEVVQGSGAPAASSPKSTEVVQGPEGSPSIQKEAVQGIAGSLAPPLTKEETVQDPAAPATSLPKQDKGVQDSEGSPISSLTQKEVVQDPAVLPAPSSSVDRVSPSPGGTPAPVPTGAEASTESQLVSDSTEGKTCPETLREEDEVALATDLEIFLDTLRSMEPPEILRTHRLPRAPRSSYLSMYATLPAIEEDQPGPWVLGPGPQEVPSLEKKEEEEEEEPENPYLSDDEKLQRRQEKAGPNPSWDLHPARPTQVSCSPLEMMKKHVAGTKGPHLELGLELQGGTRPTSRLGGSLLFGSLVPATKEASTPEPLGTKLSALLPHGAPGLRKVPGQLPLLCSERPSLTEKLACALPLEEWSPALKTQGKPNTRPGKVIFFSESGCQGSGREVWGDIVDASGWAPVASIRVVRGCWVLYEEPEFRGQKLVLPEGDMELRTPETKWSPQGIGSLRRVVWDYRTPEISLFSEEGLKGAQVKLREALKNSQGLEKPLQVASATVSAGLWLLYPKPLFEDTPYILEPGEYPTSEAWGTSDPSVGSLKPMRLGCPNVEKPGEPRAVVYEAPGFQGRSWEVSQDIYNLQQPEDSQSPHLASVGSLRVLGGCWVGYEKEGFRGHQYLLEEGEYPDWSHWGGYDELLTSLRVIRTDFGDPAVVLFEAMDFEGHGVEVSKALPDVELVQHGPSTQAIHVLSGVWVAYQEVGFSGEQYVLEKGVYRNCEDWGAGNSALASLQPVLQVGEHDLHFVSKIQLFSRPDFLGDHFSFEDDQAALPASFRPQSCRVHGGSTFQSLRFSCMDSSASRGRRSSSAGRCGACKPRASTTTCCPCGSREASPGLFPPLECSTGRIPGSAGPCGGHEGRPCGGLRPPSGR